Proteins from a single region of Carettochelys insculpta isolate YL-2023 chromosome 17, ASM3395843v1, whole genome shotgun sequence:
- the TNFRSF6B gene encoding tumor necrosis factor receptor superfamily member 6B isoform X1, whose product MSANPDNSRHAVQSSHTLNGRRSSKWMVGAIVLFLALPSSSTTPTYPWKDPVTNNKVVCHQCPPGTFVAQHCTRDKPTVCAPCPELHYTQYWNYLEKCRYCNVICGELQVELHQCNSTHNRVCRCQDGYYYESEFCIEHSKCPAGSGVVKLGTPYHDTKCEKCPSGFFSSSSSSTEPCKEHQCCSQQGKETNVLGNQFHDNLCTTCKMFKGNNTQEPGNADCERAVIDFVVYQNIPVKKLKRLQQILERRSKGIQSKDTQAALQEKFHTYLTGLKKDHLEVIKELLEALRTVKLHSVEEKVRRRFSLELEN is encoded by the exons ATGAGTGCTAATCCTGATAACAGCCGCCATGCTGTACAGTCCAGCCACACACTGAATGGGAGACGTTCATCCAAG TGGATGGTTGGTGCTATTGTGCTTTTCCTGGCTCTGCCTAGCTCCAGCACCACTCCCACTTACCCCTGGAAAGATCCTGTGACAAACAACAAAGTGGTGTGTCATCAGTGCCCACCAGGAACCTTTGTGGCCCAGCACTGCACCAGAGACAAACCCACAGTGTGCGCCCCATGTCCAGAACTGCACTATACACAGTACTGGAACTACCTGGAGAAATGCCGGTACTGCAATGTCATCTGTGGAGAGCTGCAGGTCGAACTACATCAGTGCAACTCCACCCACAACAGAGTGTGCCGGTGCCAGGACGGGTACTACTACGAGTCCGAGTTCTGCATCGAGCACTCCAAGTGTCCCGCTGGGTCAGGAGTAGTGAAGCTAG GTACTCCCTATCACGACACAAAATGTGAGAAGTGCCCTTCAGGGTTCTTCTcatcctccagctccagcactgAGCCATGCAAGGAGCACCAGTGCTGCTcacagcaggggaaggagacTAATGTGCTTGGAAACCAGTTCCATGACAACCTGTGCACCACCTGCAAGATGTTCAAAGGAAACAACACCCAGGAACCAG GAAATGCCGACTGTGAAAGAGCAGTGATTGATTTTGTGGTTTACCAGAACATCCCAGTGAAAAAGCTGAAGCGCCTTCAGCAAATCCTCGAGCGGCGCTCAAAGGGCATCCAGAGCAAGGAcacccaggctgccctccaggAGAAGTTCCACACATATCTCACTGGGTTGAAGAAGGATCACTTGGAGGTCATCAAAGAGCTGCTGGAGGCGCTCCGGACAGTGAAGCTGCATTCAGTAGAAGAGAAGGTGCGGAGGCGCTTCTCTTTGGAACTGGAGAATTAA
- the TNFRSF6B gene encoding tumor necrosis factor receptor superfamily member 6B isoform X2: protein MGDVHPSSSTTPTYPWKDPVTNNKVVCHQCPPGTFVAQHCTRDKPTVCAPCPELHYTQYWNYLEKCRYCNVICGELQVELHQCNSTHNRVCRCQDGYYYESEFCIEHSKCPAGSGVVKLGTPYHDTKCEKCPSGFFSSSSSSTEPCKEHQCCSQQGKETNVLGNQFHDNLCTTCKMFKGNNTQEPGNADCERAVIDFVVYQNIPVKKLKRLQQILERRSKGIQSKDTQAALQEKFHTYLTGLKKDHLEVIKELLEALRTVKLHSVEEKVRRRFSLELEN from the exons ATGGGAGACGTTCATCCAAG CTCCAGCACCACTCCCACTTACCCCTGGAAAGATCCTGTGACAAACAACAAAGTGGTGTGTCATCAGTGCCCACCAGGAACCTTTGTGGCCCAGCACTGCACCAGAGACAAACCCACAGTGTGCGCCCCATGTCCAGAACTGCACTATACACAGTACTGGAACTACCTGGAGAAATGCCGGTACTGCAATGTCATCTGTGGAGAGCTGCAGGTCGAACTACATCAGTGCAACTCCACCCACAACAGAGTGTGCCGGTGCCAGGACGGGTACTACTACGAGTCCGAGTTCTGCATCGAGCACTCCAAGTGTCCCGCTGGGTCAGGAGTAGTGAAGCTAG GTACTCCCTATCACGACACAAAATGTGAGAAGTGCCCTTCAGGGTTCTTCTcatcctccagctccagcactgAGCCATGCAAGGAGCACCAGTGCTGCTcacagcaggggaaggagacTAATGTGCTTGGAAACCAGTTCCATGACAACCTGTGCACCACCTGCAAGATGTTCAAAGGAAACAACACCCAGGAACCAG GAAATGCCGACTGTGAAAGAGCAGTGATTGATTTTGTGGTTTACCAGAACATCCCAGTGAAAAAGCTGAAGCGCCTTCAGCAAATCCTCGAGCGGCGCTCAAAGGGCATCCAGAGCAAGGAcacccaggctgccctccaggAGAAGTTCCACACATATCTCACTGGGTTGAAGAAGGATCACTTGGAGGTCATCAAAGAGCTGCTGGAGGCGCTCCGGACAGTGAAGCTGCATTCAGTAGAAGAGAAGGTGCGGAGGCGCTTCTCTTTGGAACTGGAGAATTAA